A single genomic interval of Stieleria maiorica harbors:
- a CDS encoding GxxExxY protein, with protein MAIDCNLEIDDLEGESFDEIDSLVMQCAYASQNRLGRLCDESVYERDLAIRLKSEGICDVYTQVPVYVSVDTYQKTFRLDLVAGHAIYELKTVDAWTGAHDAQVLTYAMIMNVRHGKLLNFRPPRVQGRLRYNRVPTADRFRIQINDDRWAPVSAGCERLHDLMCRITDELGMFLDRRLYRDALVHFHGGDFVCARRLPLVCDDVKLGSHRFLLHHGRCAFIVTALTRSHSEYEPHLKRLIEHSDVEAIQWINLNRSELQFITLN; from the coding sequence ATGGCGATTGATTGCAACTTGGAAATCGACGATTTGGAAGGCGAGTCGTTCGACGAAATCGACTCGCTCGTGATGCAATGCGCGTACGCCTCACAAAATCGCCTCGGTCGACTGTGCGACGAATCCGTCTACGAACGAGACCTTGCCATTCGTTTGAAAAGCGAAGGTATCTGCGATGTCTATACGCAAGTTCCGGTTTACGTCAGCGTGGACACTTACCAAAAGACCTTTCGACTGGATCTGGTCGCGGGCCACGCAATTTACGAACTCAAAACGGTGGATGCTTGGACGGGAGCACATGACGCGCAGGTGTTGACTTATGCGATGATAATGAACGTGCGTCACGGCAAACTGCTGAATTTCCGTCCGCCTCGCGTCCAGGGGCGACTTCGATACAACCGTGTGCCGACTGCCGACCGATTCCGGATACAGATTAACGATGATCGCTGGGCTCCCGTTTCGGCCGGGTGTGAAAGGCTGCATGATTTGATGTGTCGCATCACGGACGAACTGGGCATGTTTCTTGATCGTCGGCTGTATCGTGACGCATTGGTTCACTTCCACGGCGGCGATTTTGTTTGCGCTCGACGATTGCCGTTGGTTTGCGATGATGTCAAACTTGGTTCGCATCGTTTTTTGCTGCACCACGGACGCTGTGCATTTATTGTAACCGCTTTGACACGCAGCCACTCAGAATACGAACCGCACCTCAAGCGACTGATCGAGCATTCGGACGTGGAGGCGATTCAATGGATCAACCTAAACCGTTCAGAACTTCAATTCATCACGCTGAACTGA
- a CDS encoding serine/threonine-protein kinase, with amino-acid sequence MSPDEFQDAQQVFLQALKQPADQRESFVREHCRSDRVCDEALTLLKFHRNETLLPETATSMDAPSQDLDQTVQWNGGPESVGPAPIDEPIRKSPPIIRAADIEPSAALSERFAQSTNQLLRHRLVAATYVLSVMLVFVTIVAIVLGELHWVRLGVRAVTLASLGICCWFLKTRHDCSRPMLRGLELVIITTPLIELGLIQWFKSTEMLVQGQAIQIEEFRAIAFAAASVYIAVYGMFIPSNWRRTAVVTGLIALLPTAISIVHQSVHAYPSEVQWMNFLNPTLILAMAFTATVGSGIVHRVRREAESAKYYGQYQLIEEIGRGGMGVVYLGKHQMLKRPAAIKLIRGEAAGSPDAITQFEREVQATATLSHWNTVQIYDYGITESNDFYCVMEYLKGVTLQQRLNRHHTLDLKPALDIVVQLCDGLEEAHHKGLVHRDIKPANVFLAEIGGFPDVVKLLDFGLVVTRAETEGDKAAVVGGTPAYMSPEQIRGDSLDGRSDIYAIGCMLMECLTGSPPFQAFQVSELVAGHLFRTPDLNSVAKIDVALPQLLEKCLAKKPDDRFADVAELRAACRRWT; translated from the coding sequence ATGAGCCCGGATGAGTTTCAAGACGCCCAGCAGGTTTTCTTGCAAGCCCTGAAGCAACCCGCCGATCAACGCGAAAGCTTCGTGCGAGAGCACTGCCGCTCCGATCGTGTGTGTGACGAGGCGCTCACGCTGCTAAAATTCCATCGCAACGAAACCTTGCTCCCGGAGACCGCTACTTCGATGGACGCCCCGTCGCAAGATCTTGACCAAACCGTCCAGTGGAACGGCGGACCGGAGTCGGTTGGGCCCGCACCGATCGACGAGCCGATCCGCAAGTCTCCGCCGATCATCCGAGCCGCGGATATCGAACCTTCGGCGGCCCTGTCCGAGCGGTTTGCCCAGTCGACCAATCAGCTGTTGCGTCATCGATTGGTTGCCGCAACCTACGTGCTGAGCGTCATGCTGGTGTTCGTCACCATCGTGGCCATTGTGCTCGGTGAACTGCACTGGGTGCGGCTGGGAGTGCGCGCCGTCACGCTGGCTTCCCTGGGCATTTGTTGCTGGTTCCTCAAGACCCGGCATGATTGTTCGCGACCGATGCTTCGCGGGCTGGAATTGGTGATCATCACCACACCATTGATCGAATTGGGTTTGATCCAGTGGTTCAAATCGACGGAAATGCTGGTCCAAGGCCAGGCGATTCAGATCGAAGAGTTTCGTGCGATCGCGTTCGCCGCCGCGTCCGTCTACATCGCGGTTTACGGCATGTTCATTCCGTCCAACTGGCGACGGACGGCGGTCGTGACCGGCCTGATCGCGCTGTTGCCGACGGCCATCTCCATCGTGCATCAGTCCGTCCACGCCTATCCGTCGGAAGTCCAGTGGATGAACTTTCTGAATCCCACGCTGATCCTGGCGATGGCGTTTACCGCGACCGTCGGTTCGGGAATCGTTCATCGCGTCCGCCGTGAAGCGGAATCGGCGAAGTACTACGGCCAGTATCAATTGATCGAAGAAATCGGCCGCGGCGGCATGGGCGTTGTCTACCTGGGCAAACACCAGATGCTCAAGCGGCCCGCCGCGATCAAACTGATTCGCGGCGAAGCGGCCGGCAGCCCCGATGCGATCACCCAATTCGAACGCGAGGTCCAGGCGACGGCCACGCTGTCGCACTGGAACACGGTGCAGATCTACGATTACGGCATCACCGAATCGAATGACTTTTACTGCGTGATGGAATACCTGAAAGGTGTGACGTTGCAGCAACGCTTGAATCGGCATCACACGCTCGATCTGAAACCGGCATTGGACATCGTCGTCCAGCTGTGCGATGGTTTGGAGGAGGCTCATCACAAAGGGCTGGTCCATCGCGACATCAAACCGGCCAACGTCTTCCTGGCCGAAATCGGCGGCTTTCCGGACGTGGTCAAGTTGCTCGATTTTGGGCTGGTCGTCACCCGCGCGGAAACCGAAGGCGACAAGGCGGCTGTCGTCGGCGGGACGCCCGCGTACATGTCACCCGAACAAATCCGCGGCGATTCCCTGGACGGGCGAAGTGACATCTATGCGATCGGATGCATGTTGATGGAGTGTCTGACCGGTTCGCCTCCTTTTCAAGCATTCCAGGTCTCCGAGCTGGTCGCCGGACATCTGTTTCGCACCCCCGATCTGAATTCAGTGGCGAAGATCGATGTCGCGCTGCCGCAGTTGCTGGAAAAGTGTTTGGCGAAAAAGCCGGACGACCGTTTTGCCGACGTCGCCGAACTCCGCGCTGCCTGTCGTCGCTGGACGTGA
- a CDS encoding alpha/beta hydrolase, producing the protein MKQRLANYWDSFSFVGLIVATLFFAASLTPSLLPRNYWVQGILSGFSLAIGYGVGIAALTLYRFFELREPSGKMQQIAKRLTVASVAVVSVAFVWRMTFWQNSIRERMEMPRLETAYPYRVALIAVVLAVILIAGGRLFVRCGHFISGKLQRVMPRRVAHAFGFTTAILLVLFLTNDVIAVGLLRSADAFFLNLDQLVDDDTGKPTDPMLTGSESSLVTWETIGRQGKEFLSGGPTKAEIAAVTEDEAMRPIRVYVGMRSRPTAQERAELALRELKRVGGFERSVLIVATPTGTGWLDPSAVDSLEYLHGGDSAIVSTQYSYLPSWITILVDPRRSIESAEALFEVVYSYWKTLPKDTRPKLYLHGLSLGSLGSEVSADLFTIFEDPINGAVWSGPPFPSQNWKLIVQNRNEGTPAWLPEFRDRRILRFTSQRNALDTGAPWGPMRCVYVQYASDPMVWFSPDLAWNRPDWLGDRRGPDVSPHLRWYPLVTLLQVAFDLPVATAVPLGYGHNYSPSSYIDAWIAVTDPKGWTEDQTEALKAMFESRETPKP; encoded by the coding sequence ATGAAGCAACGACTGGCAAACTATTGGGATTCGTTCTCGTTCGTCGGGCTGATCGTTGCGACGTTGTTCTTTGCTGCTTCGCTGACGCCGTCGTTGCTGCCCAGGAATTACTGGGTCCAGGGGATTTTGTCCGGGTTCTCATTGGCGATCGGCTATGGGGTCGGGATCGCAGCGTTGACGCTGTATCGGTTCTTCGAACTGCGTGAGCCGTCCGGAAAGATGCAGCAGATCGCCAAGCGATTGACGGTCGCGTCGGTCGCCGTCGTCAGTGTCGCCTTCGTGTGGCGGATGACGTTCTGGCAGAACTCGATCCGCGAACGGATGGAAATGCCGCGACTGGAAACGGCGTATCCGTATCGCGTGGCACTGATCGCGGTCGTGTTGGCCGTCATCCTGATCGCCGGCGGGCGATTGTTTGTCCGCTGTGGCCATTTCATTTCTGGCAAACTGCAGCGCGTGATGCCGCGGCGGGTGGCGCACGCGTTCGGGTTCACGACGGCCATCTTGCTGGTCCTGTTTTTGACCAACGATGTCATCGCAGTCGGGCTGCTGCGCTCGGCCGATGCGTTTTTTTTGAACCTGGATCAATTGGTCGATGACGACACCGGCAAACCGACCGACCCGATGTTGACCGGCAGCGAATCGTCGCTGGTCACATGGGAGACGATCGGTCGCCAGGGCAAAGAGTTTCTGAGCGGCGGTCCGACCAAAGCCGAGATTGCAGCCGTCACCGAAGACGAAGCGATGCGACCGATCCGCGTCTACGTCGGAATGCGATCGCGGCCGACGGCGCAGGAACGTGCCGAACTGGCACTACGCGAACTCAAACGGGTGGGCGGTTTTGAGCGTTCGGTCTTGATCGTCGCCACACCCACCGGCACCGGTTGGTTGGACCCGTCGGCGGTCGACTCGCTGGAGTATTTGCACGGCGGCGATTCGGCCATCGTCAGCACACAATACTCCTATTTGCCCAGTTGGATCACCATCCTTGTCGACCCGCGGCGTTCGATCGAATCCGCCGAAGCATTGTTCGAGGTGGTTTATTCGTATTGGAAAACGCTTCCCAAGGACACTCGTCCGAAACTGTACCTGCACGGATTGAGCCTTGGATCGTTGGGTTCGGAAGTGTCGGCGGATCTGTTCACGATTTTCGAGGATCCGATCAATGGTGCCGTCTGGAGCGGCCCACCGTTTCCGAGCCAGAACTGGAAACTGATCGTTCAGAACCGCAACGAAGGAACCCCGGCATGGCTTCCCGAGTTTCGCGACCGTCGAATCTTGCGATTCACATCGCAACGCAATGCGCTCGATACCGGCGCCCCGTGGGGACCGATGCGTTGTGTTTATGTGCAATACGCCAGCGATCCGATGGTGTGGTTTTCTCCCGACTTGGCATGGAATCGGCCCGACTGGCTGGGCGACCGTCGCGGGCCGGATGTTTCACCGCATCTACGTTGGTATCCGCTGGTCACGTTGTTGCAAGTCGCCTTTGATCTGCCGGTCGCGACCGCAGTGCCGCTGGGTTATGGACACAACTATTCCCCGTCCAGCTACATCGACGCCTGGATCGCGGTGACAGATCCGAAGGGCTGGACGGAGGATCAAACCGAAGCGTTGAAGGCGATGTTCGAATCGCGAGAGACGCCCAAGCCGTAG